GAAAGATAATGAGGGAAAGGGTGAGGCGTTTTCTCCTACCGATCTGATGGCCACATCACTAGCCAGTTGTATGATAACGGTCATGGGTATAAAGGCACGGCAGCACAATATTGATATGGATGGGACAAAAGCGGATATCGTGAAAGAAATGGGCGCAAATCCACGGCGGATATCTGTGATTAAGATTAATGTCCATTTCCCGAAAAATTATTCAGAGAAGGAGAAAATACTGCTTGAACGCACGGCCC
The nucleotide sequence above comes from Candidatus Neomarinimicrobiota bacterium. Encoded proteins:
- a CDS encoding OsmC family protein codes for the protein MGQISTVEYLGDLRTEAVHLESGDRIHTDAPKDNEGKGEAFSPTDLMATSLASCMITVMGIKARQHNIDMDGTKADIVKEMGANPRRISVIKINVHFPKNYSEKEKILLERTAHTCPVGNSLCDGLEEDVNFHYPEEK